A single region of the Pseudomonas sp. GGS8 genome encodes:
- the alkB gene encoding DNA oxidative demethylase AlkB, whose protein sequence is MRYEPMTPITFDLFADIEPEQQPRREQIGEQSYVLRGFALPWLDRLLPALEAVLAAAPFRQMVTPGGFTMSVALSSCGTWGWTTDRNGYQYTRNDPQTGAPWPEMPEVFFELAQAAAQEAGFMAFVPDSCLINHYVPGARMSLHQDKNENTCTAPIVSVSLGLPATFLFGGFERSAKSQRVPLFHGDIVVWGGVDRLRYHGVLPIKDGQHPRLGEQRINFTFRTAR, encoded by the coding sequence ATGCGTTATGAGCCCATGACCCCGATCACCTTCGATCTGTTTGCCGACATCGAACCCGAGCAGCAGCCCAGGCGCGAGCAGATCGGCGAACAATCCTACGTTCTCAGAGGCTTCGCCCTGCCCTGGCTCGACCGATTGCTGCCGGCGCTGGAAGCGGTTCTGGCAGCGGCGCCGTTTCGGCAGATGGTCACGCCCGGAGGTTTTACCATGTCGGTGGCCTTGAGCAGTTGCGGCACCTGGGGCTGGACCACCGACCGCAACGGCTACCAATACACCCGCAACGATCCGCAGACCGGCGCCCCTTGGCCTGAGATGCCCGAGGTGTTTTTTGAACTGGCCCAGGCGGCAGCGCAAGAGGCAGGGTTTATGGCGTTCGTACCAGATTCCTGCCTGATCAACCACTATGTTCCCGGGGCCAGGATGTCGTTGCATCAAGACAAAAACGAAAACACCTGCACAGCCCCCATCGTGTCAGTGTCTTTGGGGTTGCCGGCGACGTTCCTGTTCGGTGGTTTCGAACGCAGCGCGAAAAGCCAGCGGGTGCCGCTGTTTCACGGCGATATCGTGGTCTGGGGCGGCGTGGACCGTTTGCGTTACCACGGCGTCTTGCCGATCAAGGACGGCCAGCATCCACGGTTGGGCGAACAGCGGATTAATTTCACCTTTCGTACCGCGCGATGA
- a CDS encoding 2OG-Fe(II) oxygenase, with the protein MLTDPIHHDALDWGRLTQQLDQDGCAIIKSLLSHKTCDEISALYDRPDPFRSKVVMARHGFGRGEYKYFRYPLPDPVARLRSALYPPLVPIANRWYECMDLSTRFPESHEAFLQRCHAAGQERPTPLLLQYGPQDYNCLHQDLYGEHAFPLQVAILLSEPGEDFTGGEFVLTEQRPRMQSRPQVIGLKKGDALIFAVSQRPVKGVRGYYRVTLRHGVSRLHSGKRHTLGIIFHDAL; encoded by the coding sequence TTGCTTACCGATCCGATTCACCACGATGCCCTCGACTGGGGCAGGCTTACGCAGCAACTCGACCAGGATGGCTGCGCGATCATCAAATCGCTTTTAAGCCATAAGACCTGCGATGAAATAAGCGCCCTGTACGACCGCCCTGACCCCTTTCGTTCGAAAGTGGTGATGGCGCGCCACGGCTTTGGCCGTGGCGAGTACAAATACTTCAGATACCCGCTGCCGGATCCGGTGGCCCGGTTGCGCAGCGCGCTCTACCCTCCACTGGTTCCCATCGCCAATCGCTGGTACGAATGCATGGATCTGTCGACCCGTTTCCCCGAATCCCATGAAGCGTTTCTGCAACGCTGTCATGCCGCCGGTCAGGAACGCCCGACACCTTTATTGCTGCAATACGGCCCGCAGGACTACAACTGTTTGCATCAGGATCTGTACGGCGAACACGCGTTCCCGCTGCAAGTGGCGATTCTGCTGTCAGAACCGGGAGAAGACTTCACCGGTGGCGAATTTGTGCTGACCGAACAACGCCCACGGATGCAATCGCGCCCACAAGTCATCGGCCTGAAGAAAGGTGACGCGTTGATTTTTGCCGTGAGTCAGCGCCCAGTAAAAGGCGTTCGCGGCTATTACCGAGTAACCCTGCGTCATGGGGTGAGTCGCCTGCACAGTGGAAAACGGCATACCCTTGGAATCATCTTTCACGATGCGTTATGA
- a CDS encoding DUF1883 domain-containing protein: MKFIHQREHLNEDDIVVIQCSQMCNIRLMNDANFRSFKNGGRHTYHGGAFDTFPARITAPSTGFWNITIDTVNRRPISVTRKPTLTHSIKIIRRSSSKLS, from the coding sequence ATGAAATTTATCCACCAGCGCGAGCACCTCAACGAAGACGACATCGTCGTCATTCAGTGCTCCCAAATGTGCAACATCCGTTTGATGAACGACGCCAACTTCCGCAGCTTCAAGAACGGCGGCCGTCACACTTATCACGGTGGCGCATTCGACACCTTCCCGGCCCGGATCACCGCGCCGAGCACTGGTTTCTGGAACATCACCATCGACACGGTCAACCGCCGGCCGATCAGCGTGACCCGCAAGCCGACCCTGACGCACTCGATCAAGATCATCCGCCGCTCCAGCTCGAAGCTGAGCTGA
- the galU gene encoding UTP--glucose-1-phosphate uridylyltransferase GalU codes for MIKKCLFPAAGYGTRFLPATKAMPKEMLPVVNKPLIQYGVEEALDAGLTEISIVTGRGKRALEDHFDISYELENQIKGTDKEKYLVGIRKLLDECSFSYTRQTEMKGLGHAILTGRPLIGDEPFAVVLADDLCVNLEGDGVLTQMVKLYKQFRCSIVAIQEVDPQETNKYGVIAGEMIRDDIYRVHSMVEKPKPEDAPSNLAIIGRYILTPDIFDLIEQTEPGKGGEIQITDALMKQAQNGCVMAYKFKGKRFDCGGAEGYIDATNFCFENFYKTGKAY; via the coding sequence ATGATCAAGAAATGCTTGTTCCCAGCAGCCGGTTACGGTACTCGCTTCCTGCCAGCGACTAAAGCCATGCCCAAAGAAATGCTGCCGGTGGTAAACAAGCCACTGATCCAGTACGGCGTCGAAGAAGCACTGGATGCCGGGTTGACCGAAATCTCCATCGTCACCGGTCGCGGCAAACGCGCGCTGGAAGACCACTTCGACATCAGCTACGAGCTGGAAAACCAGATCAAGGGCACTGACAAGGAAAAATACCTGGTCGGCATCCGTAAACTGCTCGACGAGTGCTCGTTCTCCTACACTCGCCAGACCGAAATGAAAGGCCTGGGCCACGCCATTCTGACTGGTCGTCCGCTGATCGGCGACGAACCTTTCGCCGTGGTACTGGCGGACGACTTGTGCGTCAACCTCGAAGGTGACGGCGTACTGACCCAGATGGTCAAGCTGTACAAGCAGTTCCGCTGCTCGATCGTGGCCATCCAGGAAGTCGATCCTCAAGAAACCAACAAGTACGGCGTGATTGCCGGCGAGATGATCCGCGACGACATCTATCGCGTTCACAGCATGGTCGAGAAGCCAAAACCTGAAGATGCACCGTCGAACCTGGCGATCATCGGCCGTTACATCCTGACCCCGGACATCTTCGACCTGATCGAACAGACCGAGCCAGGCAAGGGCGGCGAAATTCAGATCACCGACGCCCTGATGAAGCAAGCGCAAAACGGCTGCGTCATGGCCTACAAGTTCAAAGGCAAGCGTTTCGACTGCGGTGGCGCCGAAGGCTACATCGACGCGACCAACTTCTGCTTCGAGAACTTCTACAAGACTGGCAAGGCTTACTGA
- the gorA gene encoding glutathione-disulfide reductase, which translates to MAYDFDLYVIGAGSGGVRAARFAAGFGAKVAVAESRYLGGTCVNVGCVPKKLLVYGAHFAEDFEQSQGFGWTPGEATFDWATLIANKDREINRLNGIYRNLLVNSGVTLHEGHAKIVDPHQVEINGERYTAKNILIATGGWPQIPEIPGHEHAISSNQAFFLKELPKRVLVVGGGYIAVEFAGIFHGLGAETTLLYRGDLFLRGFDGAVRKHLQEELTKRGMDLQFNADIERIDKQADGSLKATLKDGRELVADCVFYATGRRPMLDNLGLENTGVKLDKKGFVEVDEQYQTAEPSILALGDVIGRVQLTPVALAEGMAVARRLFKSEQYRPVDYKMIPTAVFSLPNIGTVGFTEEEAREAGHDVVIFESRFRPMKLTLTECQERTLMKLVVDAKTDKVLGCHMVGPDAGEIVQGLAIALKAGATKRDFDETIGVHPTAAEEFVTLRTPVAG; encoded by the coding sequence ATGGCCTACGATTTTGACCTATATGTGATTGGCGCCGGTTCCGGCGGTGTGCGGGCTGCGCGGTTCGCGGCCGGTTTTGGTGCGAAAGTCGCCGTGGCCGAGAGCCGCTACCTGGGCGGTACGTGTGTGAATGTCGGCTGTGTGCCGAAAAAGCTGCTGGTCTATGGCGCGCACTTCGCTGAAGACTTCGAGCAGTCGCAAGGTTTCGGCTGGACCCCGGGTGAAGCGACGTTCGACTGGGCGACGCTGATCGCCAACAAGGATCGCGAGATTAATCGCCTGAATGGCATTTATCGCAATCTGCTGGTCAACAGTGGTGTGACCTTGCATGAAGGTCACGCGAAGATCGTCGATCCGCATCAGGTCGAGATCAATGGCGAGCGTTACACCGCCAAAAACATCCTGATTGCCACCGGTGGCTGGCCGCAGATTCCTGAGATTCCGGGGCACGAGCATGCGATCAGTTCCAACCAGGCATTCTTCCTGAAAGAGCTGCCCAAGCGCGTTCTGGTGGTCGGCGGTGGTTACATTGCGGTGGAGTTCGCCGGGATTTTCCACGGGCTGGGCGCTGAGACCACGCTGCTGTATCGCGGTGATCTGTTTCTGCGTGGCTTCGACGGTGCAGTGCGCAAACATTTGCAGGAAGAGCTGACCAAGCGCGGCATGGACCTGCAATTCAATGCCGACATCGAGCGTATCGACAAACAGGCCGATGGCAGCCTGAAGGCGACGCTCAAGGATGGTCGTGAGCTGGTGGCGGACTGCGTGTTCTACGCCACCGGTCGGCGTCCGATGCTCGACAACCTGGGGCTGGAAAACACCGGCGTCAAACTCGACAAGAAAGGTTTTGTCGAGGTCGATGAGCAGTATCAAACTGCTGAACCGTCGATTCTGGCCCTAGGCGATGTGATTGGTCGGGTACAACTCACGCCGGTTGCTCTGGCCGAAGGTATGGCCGTGGCGCGGCGTTTGTTCAAGTCTGAGCAATATCGCCCCGTGGATTACAAGATGATCCCGACCGCCGTGTTCAGCTTGCCGAACATCGGCACTGTCGGCTTCACCGAAGAAGAAGCGCGAGAAGCAGGGCACGATGTGGTGATCTTCGAAAGCCGTTTCCGGCCGATGAAGCTGACCCTGACTGAATGCCAGGAACGTACCCTGATGAAACTGGTGGTAGACGCCAAGACCGACAAGGTCCTGGGTTGCCACATGGTCGGCCCGGACGCTGGCGAGATCGTGCAAGGGTTGGCGATTGCCCTGAAAGCGGGCGCGACCAAGCGCGACTTCGACGAAACCATCGGCGTGCATCCGACAGCCGCCGAAGAGTTCGTTACCCTGCGCACACCAGTCGCGGGTTAA